A portion of the Fusobacterium nucleatum genome contains these proteins:
- the thiS gene encoding sulfur carrier protein ThiS, translated as MAEINGKYEEINDVNLLDYLIKNKYRVDRIVVDYNGDIVKKSDFEKINIKNTDKIEIVCFVGGG; from the coding sequence ATGGCTGAAATTAATGGAAAGTATGAAGAAATTAATGATGTTAACTTATTAGATTATTTAATAAAAAATAAGTATAGAGTGGACAGAATTGTTGTTGATTACAATGGAGATATAGTAAAAAAATCAGATTTTGAAAAAATTAATATAAAAAATACAGACAAAATAGAAATTGTATGTTTTGTTGGTGGTGGATAA
- the thiC gene encoding phosphomethylpyrimidine synthase ThiC translates to MYKTQMEAAKKGILTKEMKSIAESESIDEKVLMERVASGEITIPANKKHSSLLAKGVGTGLSTKINVNLGISKDCPNVDKELEKVKVAIDMKVDAIMDLSSFGKTEEFRKKLITMSTAMVGTVPVYDAIGFYDKELKDIKAEEFLDVVRKHAEDGVDFVTIHAGLNREAVNLFKRNERITNIVSRGGSLMYAWMELNNAENPFYENFDKLLDICEEYDMTISLGDALRPGCLNDATDACQIKELITLGELTKRAWERNVQIIIEGPGHMAIDEIEANVKLEKKLCHNAPFYVLGPLVTDIAPGYDHITSAIGGAIAAAAGVDFLCYVTPAEHLRLPDLDDMKEGIIASRIAAHAADISKKVPKAIDWDNRMAKYRTDIDWEGMFTEAIDEEKARRYRKESTPENEDTCTMCGKMCSMRTMKKMMSGEDVNILK, encoded by the coding sequence ATGTATAAAACACAAATGGAAGCTGCTAAAAAAGGAATTTTAACAAAGGAAATGAAAAGTATTGCAGAAAGTGAATCTATAGATGAAAAAGTTTTAATGGAAAGAGTAGCAAGTGGGGAGATTACTATTCCTGCTAATAAAAAACACAGTTCTCTTTTAGCAAAAGGAGTTGGAACAGGTTTATCTACAAAAATAAATGTAAACTTAGGAATTTCAAAGGATTGCCCTAATGTGGATAAAGAATTGGAAAAAGTAAAGGTTGCCATAGATATGAAGGTGGATGCAATAATGGATTTAAGCTCATTTGGTAAGACAGAAGAATTTAGAAAAAAATTAATTACTATGTCTACTGCAATGGTTGGAACAGTTCCTGTTTATGATGCAATAGGTTTCTATGATAAGGAATTAAAGGACATAAAGGCAGAAGAATTTTTAGATGTGGTAAGAAAACATGCAGAAGATGGAGTAGATTTTGTTACTATTCATGCAGGATTGAATAGGGAAGCAGTGAATCTTTTCAAAAGAAATGAAAGAATAACTAACATTGTTTCAAGAGGAGGTTCTCTTATGTATGCTTGGATGGAGCTTAATAATGCAGAAAACCCATTCTATGAAAACTTTGATAAACTTCTTGATATTTGTGAAGAATATGATATGACAATAAGTTTAGGAGATGCACTAAGACCAGGTTGTCTAAATGATGCAACAGATGCCTGTCAAATAAAAGAGCTAATAACACTAGGAGAATTGACAAAAAGAGCTTGGGAAAGAAATGTACAAATAATAATTGAAGGACCAGGACATATGGCAATAGATGAGATAGAAGCAAATGTGAAGTTAGAAAAGAAACTTTGCCACAATGCACCTTTTTATGTACTAGGACCATTGGTAACAGACATTGCGCCAGGCTATGACCATATTACTTCAGCTATTGGTGGGGCAATAGCAGCTGCAGCTGGAGTTGATTTTCTATGTTATGTAACACCAGCAGAACATTTAAGATTGCCAGACTTAGATGATATGAAAGAAGGAATAATAGCCTCTCGTATTGCTGCCCATGCTGCTGATATCAGCAAAAAAGTCCCTAAAGCTATTGATTGGGATAATAGGATGGCAAAATATAGAACAGATATAGATTGGGAAGGAATGTTCACAGAGGCAATAGACGAAGAAAAAGCTAGAAGATACAGAAAAGAATCTACTCCTGAAAATGAAGATACCTGTACTATGTGTGGAAAAATGTGTTCTATGAGAACTATGAAAAAAATGATGTCAGGAGAAGATGTAAATATTTTAAAATAA
- the thiE gene encoding thiamine phosphate synthase → MDLKDCKIYLVTDEKACNGKDFYKCIEESIKGGVKIVQLREKNISTKDFYKKALKVKEICKNYEVLFIINDRLDITQAVEADGVHLGQSDMPIEKAREILKDKFLIGATARNIEEAEKAQLLGADYIGSGAIFGTSTKDNAKRLEMEDLKKIVNSVKIPVFAIGGININNVWMLKNIGLQGVCSVSGILSEKDCKKAVENILKNFN, encoded by the coding sequence ATGGACTTAAAGGATTGTAAAATTTACTTAGTTACTGATGAAAAAGCTTGTAATGGAAAAGATTTTTATAAGTGTATAGAAGAAAGTATTAAAGGTGGAGTGAAGATAGTTCAGTTAAGAGAAAAAAATATCTCTACAAAAGATTTCTATAAAAAAGCTTTAAAAGTAAAAGAAATTTGTAAAAATTATGAAGTACTGTTTATTATAAATGACAGATTAGATATAACACAGGCTGTTGAAGCAGATGGGGTTCACTTAGGTCAATCTGATATGCCAATAGAAAAAGCAAGAGAAATTTTAAAAGATAAATTTTTAATTGGAGCAACAGCAAGAAATATAGAAGAAGCCGAAAAAGCACAGTTGTTAGGAGCAGACTATATAGGAAGTGGAGCTATTTTTGGAACAAGTACAAAAGATAATGCCAAGAGATTAGAGATGGAAGATTTAAAAAAAATAGTTAATAGTGTGAAAATTCCAGTTTTTGCAATAGGTGGAATAAATATTAATAATGTATGGATGTTAAAAAATATAGGTTTGCAAGGTGTATGTTCAGTGTCAGGGATATTATCAGAAAAAGATTGTAAAAAAGCAGTAGAAAATATATTAAAAAATTTTAATTGA
- the thiD gene encoding bifunctional hydroxymethylpyrimidine kinase/phosphomethylpyrimidine kinase yields MKNVLSIAGSDCSAGAGIQADLKTFVANGVYGMTVITSLTAQNPQKVKMLEDVSIEMLEKQTEAIFDVMEVSAVKIGMLNSKENGEVIYEKLLKYKAKNIVLDPVMIATSGNSLIKDETKDFLVNKLFKIVDIITPNLDETKEIVKIILNNENIENIDSIEKMKNYGKVIADFTKKWVLIKGGHLSNSAVDILMNKDEIYILEGEKISSNNTHGTGCSLSSAIASNLAKSYSMLDSVKKAKNFVLSSIKNSVDFGEIAGTVNQMGEIYKNIDIEKLY; encoded by the coding sequence ATGAAGAATGTGTTGTCAATAGCAGGTTCAGATTGTAGTGCTGGAGCAGGAATACAAGCTGATTTAAAAACTTTTGTTGCAAATGGAGTTTATGGAATGACAGTTATCACAAGTTTAACTGCCCAGAATCCACAGAAAGTAAAAATGCTTGAAGATGTTTCAATAGAAATGTTAGAAAAACAAACAGAAGCAATATTTGATGTTATGGAAGTTTCTGCTGTAAAGATTGGAATGTTAAATAGTAAAGAAAATGGAGAAGTAATATATGAAAAATTATTAAAGTACAAGGCAAAGAATATAGTTCTTGACCCTGTGATGATAGCTACAAGTGGAAATTCTTTAATAAAAGATGAAACAAAAGATTTTTTAGTGAATAAATTATTTAAGATAGTAGATATAATAACACCTAATTTAGATGAAACAAAAGAAATAGTAAAAATAATTTTAAATAATGAAAATATAGAAAATATTGATAGCATAGAAAAAATGAAAAATTATGGAAAAGTAATTGCAGATTTTACTAAAAAATGGGTATTGATAAAAGGTGGACATCTTTCAAATAGTGCAGTGGATATCCTTATGAATAAAGATGAAATATATATTTTAGAGGGAGAAAAAATTTCTAGTAATAATACTCATGGGACAGGTTGCAGTTTATCTTCAGCCATTGCCTCTAATTTAGCTAAGAGCTATTCTATGTTAGATTCAGTAAAAAAAGCTAAAAACTTTGTTCTATCTTCAATAAAAAATTCAGTAGATTTTGGAGAAATAGCTGGGACAGTAAATCAAATGGGAGAAATATACAAAAATATTGATATAGAAAAACTTTATTAA
- a CDS encoding YaaA family protein codes for MKIIFSPSKEMREENIFENKKIEFTESKFKDKTNILIKILSKKSINEIENIMKLKGELLNNTYKDIQNYDKLKYIPAISMYYGVSFKELELEDYSEKSLKYLKNNLLILSTLYGASLAFDLLKKYRLDMTMSITDKGLYNFWKKDVNDYISNILNKDEILLNLASSEFSKLIDNKKISMINIDFKEEEDGTYKSISIYSKKARGKFLNYLVKNQVSNLEEIIKIELDGYNINKDLSDEKNFIFTRKNS; via the coding sequence ATGAAAATAATATTTTCTCCAAGTAAAGAAATGAGAGAAGAAAATATTTTTGAAAATAAAAAAATAGAATTTACTGAATCTAAATTTAAAGATAAGACTAATATTTTAATAAAAATTTTAAGTAAGAAATCAATAAATGAAATAGAAAATATAATGAAGTTAAAAGGGGAACTCCTTAATAATACATACAAAGATATACAAAATTATGATAAATTAAAGTATATTCCTGCAATTTCAATGTATTATGGGGTTTCATTTAAAGAATTAGAGCTAGAAGATTATTCAGAAAAATCTTTAAAGTATTTAAAGAATAATCTTCTTATTTTATCTACACTATATGGAGCTTCATTAGCTTTTGATTTATTGAAAAAATATAGATTAGATATGACTATGTCAATTACAGATAAAGGTTTATATAATTTTTGGAAGAAAGATGTTAATGATTATATTTCAAATATTCTTAATAAAGATGAAATATTATTAAATTTGGCTTCCAGTGAATTTTCAAAATTAATAGATAATAAAAAAATTTCTATGATTAATATTGATTTTAAAGAAGAAGAAGATGGAACATATAAATCTATAAGTATATATAGTAAAAAAGCAAGAGGGAAATTTTTAAATTATCTTGTGAAAAATCAAGTAAGTAACTTAGAAGAGATAATAAAAATTGAATTAGATGGATATAATATTAATAAAGATTTATCAGATGAGAAAAATTTTATTTTTACTAGAAAAAATTCTTAA
- a CDS encoding HutD/Ves family protein — protein sequence MNKVIKKEDWKVSVWAGGTTNEIFIYPENSSYADRIFKARISVATTNNGEKSLFTSLPGVERYISKLSGDMKLQHTDHYDVEMEDYQIDRFRGDWETYSWGKFRDFNLMLKGIRGDLYYRQIRSKCRLHLEKDSTVVFLYVIDGKINVNGTDLETEDFYITDDNILDVFGNNPKIYYGFIKEWD from the coding sequence ATGAATAAAGTTATAAAAAAAGAGGATTGGAAAGTTTCAGTATGGGCAGGAGGAACAACAAATGAAATTTTTATATACCCAGAAAATTCTAGCTATGCAGATAGAATTTTTAAGGCTAGAATAAGTGTTGCAACTACAAATAATGGTGAAAAATCACTCTTTACAAGCTTACCAGGTGTAGAAAGATATATTTCAAAATTATCTGGAGATATGAAACTTCAACATACAGATCACTATGATGTAGAAATGGAAGACTATCAAATAGATAGATTTAGAGGAGATTGGGAAACTTATTCTTGGGGAAAATTTAGAGATTTTAACCTAATGTTAAAAGGAATAAGAGGGGATTTGTATTACAGACAGATAAGATCTAAGTGTAGACTGCACCTTGAAAAAGATAGTACAGTTGTCTTTTTATATGTTATAGATGGAAAAATTAATGTTAATGGAACAGATTTAGAAACAGAAGATTTTTATATAACAGATGATAATATATTAGATGTTTTTGGAAATAATCCAAAAATATACTATGGATTTATTAAGGAATGGGATTAA
- the eno gene encoding phosphopyruvate hydratase — protein MTGIVEVIGREILDSRGNPTVEVDVILECGAKGRAAVPSGASTGSHEAVELRDEDKGRYLGKGVLKAVNNVNTEIREALLGMDALNQVEIDKVMLELDRTPNKGRLGANAILGVSLAVAKAAAEALGQPLYKYLGGVNSKELPLPMMNILNGGAHADSAVDLQEFMIQPVGAKSFREAMQMGAEVFHHLGKILKANGDSTNVGNEGGYAPSKIQGTEGALALISEAVKAAGYELGKDITFALDAASSEFCKEVNGKYEYHFKREGGVVRTTDEMIKWYEELINKYPIVSIEDGLGEDDWDGWVKLTKAIGDRVQIVGDDLFVTNTERLKKGIELGAGNSILIKLNQIGSLTETLDAIEMAKRAGYTAVVSHRSGETEDATIADVAVATNAGQIKTGSTSRTDRMAKYNQLLRIEEELGSVAQYNGRDVFYNIKK, from the coding sequence ATGACAGGTATAGTAGAAGTAATTGGAAGAGAAATTTTAGACTCAAGAGGAAACCCAACAGTAGAAGTAGATGTTATATTAGAATGTGGTGCGAAAGGTAGAGCTGCAGTTCCATCTGGAGCTTCAACTGGAAGCCATGAAGCAGTTGAGTTAAGAGATGAAGATAAAGGAAGATATTTAGGGAAAGGAGTTTTAAAAGCTGTAAATAATGTAAATACAGAAATTAGAGAAGCTCTTTTAGGAATGGATGCTTTAAATCAAGTTGAAATTGATAAAGTAATGTTAGAATTAGATAGAACTCCTAACAAAGGAAGATTAGGAGCTAATGCTATATTAGGTGTATCTCTTGCTGTTGCAAAAGCTGCTGCTGAAGCATTGGGGCAACCTTTATATAAGTATTTAGGTGGAGTAAATTCAAAAGAATTACCTTTACCTATGATGAATATTTTAAATGGAGGAGCACATGCTGATTCAGCTGTTGACTTACAAGAATTTATGATACAACCAGTTGGAGCAAAATCTTTTAGAGAAGCTATGCAAATGGGAGCAGAGGTTTTCCATCATTTAGGAAAAATTTTAAAAGCTAATGGAGATTCAACAAATGTTGGAAATGAAGGAGGATATGCACCATCAAAAATTCAAGGAACAGAAGGGGCATTAGCTTTAATCAGTGAAGCAGTAAAAGCTGCTGGTTATGAATTAGGTAAAGATATTACATTTGCTTTAGACGCTGCTTCAAGTGAATTCTGTAAAGAAGTAAATGGAAAATATGAATATCATTTCAAAAGAGAAGGTGGGGTTGTAAGAACTACTGATGAAATGATAAAATGGTATGAAGAATTAATAAACAAATATCCAATAGTTTCAATAGAAGATGGTTTAGGTGAAGATGACTGGGATGGTTGGGTAAAACTAACTAAGGCTATTGGAGATAGAGTTCAAATAGTTGGAGATGACTTATTTGTAACTAATACTGAAAGATTGAAAAAAGGAATAGAATTAGGAGCAGGAAACTCTATTCTTATAAAATTAAATCAAATAGGTTCATTAACTGAAACATTAGATGCAATAGAAATGGCAAAAAGAGCAGGATATACAGCTGTTGTATCTCATAGATCAGGAGAAACAGAAGATGCAACAATAGCTGATGTTGCTGTTGCAACTAATGCAGGACAAATCAAAACTGGTTCAACTTCAAGAACTGATAGAATGGCTAAATACAATCAATTATTAAGAATAGAAGAAGAATTAGGTTCTGTTGCTCAATACAATGGAAGAGATGTTTTCTATAATATTAAAAAATAA
- the pykF gene encoding pyruvate kinase PykF — MKKTKIVCTIGPVTESVETLKELLNRGMNVMRLNFSHGDYEEHGMRMKNFRQAMSETGIRGGILLDTKGPEIRTMTLKDGKDVSIKAGQKFTFTTDQSVVGDNERVAVTYENFAKDLKVGNMVLVDDGLLELDVVEIKGNEVICIARNNGDLGQKKGINLPNVSVNLPALSEKDIEDLKFGCQNNVDFVAASFIRKADDVRQVRKVLRENDGERIQIISKIESQEGLDNFDEILAESDGIMVARGDLGVEIPVEEVPCAQKMMIRKCNRVGKTVITATQMLDSMIKNPRPTRAEANDVANAILDGTDAVMLSGETAKGKYPLAAVEVMNKIAKKVDATIPPFYIEGVINKNDITSAVAEGSADISERLNAKLIVVGTESGRAARDMRRYFPRAHILAITNNEKTANQLVLSRGIISYVDASPKTLEEFFVVAESVAKKLNLVKNNDIIIATCGESVFIQGTTNSIKVIQVKA, encoded by the coding sequence TTGAAAAAAACAAAAATAGTTTGTACTATTGGTCCTGTGACTGAATCAGTAGAAACTTTAAAAGAATTACTAAATAGGGGAATGAATGTAATGAGATTGAATTTCTCTCATGGTGATTATGAAGAACATGGAATGAGAATGAAGAATTTTAGACAAGCAATGTCTGAAACTGGAATTAGAGGAGGAATACTTCTTGATACTAAGGGTCCAGAAATAAGAACAATGACTTTAAAAGATGGAAAAGATGTAAGTATTAAGGCTGGACAAAAATTTACTTTCACAACAGATCAATCGGTTGTTGGAGATAATGAAAGAGTAGCAGTAACTTATGAAAATTTTGCAAAAGATTTAAAAGTTGGAAATATGGTTCTTGTTGATGATGGATTATTAGAACTAGATGTTGTGGAAATAAAAGGAAATGAAGTTATATGTATAGCCAGAAATAATGGAGATCTAGGACAAAAGAAAGGAATAAATTTACCTAATGTTTCTGTTAATTTACCAGCATTATCTGAGAAAGATATAGAAGATCTAAAATTTGGTTGTCAAAATAATGTTGATTTTGTGGCAGCATCATTTATAAGAAAAGCTGATGATGTAAGACAAGTAAGAAAAGTTCTTAGAGAAAATGATGGAGAAAGAATACAAATAATTTCTAAGATAGAAAGCCAGGAAGGGCTTGATAATTTTGATGAAATTTTAGCAGAATCTGATGGTATAATGGTAGCAAGAGGAGACTTAGGTGTAGAAATCCCTGTTGAAGAAGTTCCTTGTGCGCAAAAAATGATGATAAGAAAATGTAATAGAGTAGGAAAAACTGTTATTACAGCAACTCAAATGCTAGATTCAATGATTAAAAATCCAAGACCTACAAGAGCAGAAGCAAATGATGTTGCCAATGCTATATTAGATGGTACAGATGCAGTAATGCTTTCAGGTGAAACTGCAAAGGGAAAATATCCATTAGCAGCTGTTGAAGTTATGAATAAAATAGCTAAAAAAGTTGATGCTACAATACCACCATTTTACATAGAAGGTGTTATAAATAAAAATGATATAACTTCTGCTGTTGCAGAAGGAAGTGCTGACATAAGCGAAAGGTTAAATGCAAAACTTATAGTTGTTGGTACAGAATCTGGAAGAGCTGCAAGAGACATGAGAAGATATTTCCCTAGAGCACATATTTTAGCAATAACTAATAATGAAAAAACTGCAAATCAATTAGTTTTATCAAGAGGGATAATTTCATATGTAGATGCTTCACCAAAAACTTTAGAAGAATTCTTTGTTGTAGCAGAATCTGTTGCAAAAAAATTAAATTTAGTTAAAAATAATGATATAATTATAGCAACTTGTGGAGAAAGTGTATTTATACAAGGAACAACTAACTCAATAAAAGTAATACAAGTAAAAGCATAG
- a CDS encoding DUF4261 domain-containing protein: MSTSAFTGFVLLNEAKFDRDKFLKDLKEDWKITLNLGEENKEKDMLVGNIDDIMVAVALMPAPIPDNEAVESAKTNYRWKDAIKVAEEHKAHIIVSLLGEPNLVDGAKLYSKIISALTKQENCTGINVLGTVLNPDMYRDFTEYYVENDMFPVENMIFIGLYASEDEKINAYTYGMEAFGKKEMEIIASSQSPEDVYYFLQGIADYVITSDVILQDGETIGFSAEQKIPISQSKGIAVNGTTLKLAY, translated from the coding sequence ATGAGTACTAGTGCATTTACAGGTTTTGTATTATTGAATGAAGCTAAATTTGATAGGGATAAATTTTTGAAAGATTTAAAAGAAGATTGGAAAATTACATTAAATTTGGGAGAAGAAAACAAAGAAAAAGATATGTTAGTTGGGAATATTGATGATATAATGGTAGCTGTTGCTTTAATGCCTGCTCCTATTCCAGATAATGAAGCAGTAGAAAGTGCTAAAACAAATTATAGATGGAAAGATGCAATTAAAGTTGCAGAAGAACATAAGGCTCACATAATAGTTTCACTTTTAGGAGAACCTAATTTAGTTGACGGTGCAAAATTATATTCAAAAATTATATCAGCACTTACAAAACAAGAAAATTGTACTGGAATTAATGTGTTAGGAACAGTTTTAAATCCTGATATGTATAGAGATTTTACAGAATATTATGTAGAAAATGATATGTTTCCAGTTGAAAATATGATATTTATTGGATTATATGCTTCAGAAGATGAAAAGATAAATGCTTATACTTATGGAATGGAAGCATTTGGAAAAAAAGAAATGGAAATAATTGCTAGTTCACAAAGTCCAGAAGATGTTTATTATTTTTTACAAGGTATTGCAGACTATGTTATAACTTCTGATGTCATATTACAAGATGGCGAAACAATAGGTTTTTCAGCTGAACAAAAAATTCCTATATCTCAATCAAAAGGGATAGCTGTTAATGGAACTACATTAAAATTAGCTTATTAA
- a CDS encoding bifunctional 4-hydroxy-3-methylbut-2-enyl diphosphate reductase/30S ribosomal protein S1, translating into MEIIRAKHMGFCFGVLEAINVCNSLVEEKGRKYILGMLVHNKQVVEDMERKGFKLVTEDELLNDMDELKEDDIVVIRAHGTSKSVHEKLKERKVKVFDATCIFVNKIRQEIEIANENGYSILFMGDKNHPEVKGVISFADDIQIFESFEEAKKLKIDLDKTYLLSTQTTLNKKKFEEIKKYFKENYKNVVIFDKICGATAVRQKAVEDLAVKVEVMIIVGDTKSSNTKKLYEISKKLNDNSYLVENEEQLDLSIFRGKEVVGITAGASTPEETIMNIEKKVRGIYKMSNVNENQNEFSLMLEEFLPNQEKRVEGVIESMDQNFSYLDVPGERTAVRVRTDELKDYKVGDTVEVLITGLSEEDDDQEYITASRRKIEVEKNWEKIEDSFKNKTILDAKVTKKIKGGYLVEAFLYPGFLPNSLSEISDSEEKVNGKKIQVIVKDIKMDPKDKKNRKITYSVKDIRLAEQEKEFAGLAVGQIVDCVVTEVLDFGLAVDINTLKGFIHISEVSWKRLDKLSDNYKVGDKIKAVVVSLDEAKRNVKLSIKKLEEDPWATVANEFKVDDEIEGIVTKVLPYGAFVEIKPGVEGLVHISDFSWTKKKVNVADYVKEREKIKVRITDLHPEDRKLKLGIKQLVANPWETAEKDFAIDTVIKGKVVEVKPFGIFVEIADGIDAFVHSSDYNWVGEEIPKFEIGNEVELKITELDLNNKKIKGSLKALRKSPWEHAMEEYKVGTTVEKKIKTVADFGLFIELIKGIDGFIPTQFASKEFIKNIRDKFSEGDVVKAQVVEVNKETQKIKLSIKKIEIEEEKREEREQIEKYSTSSSEE; encoded by the coding sequence ATGGAAATTATTAGGGCAAAACATATGGGTTTTTGCTTTGGAGTTTTAGAAGCCATAAATGTTTGTAACTCTTTGGTTGAAGAAAAAGGTAGAAAATATATTCTAGGTATGCTTGTACATAATAAACAAGTTGTAGAAGATATGGAAAGAAAAGGCTTTAAACTTGTAACAGAAGATGAATTACTTAATGATATGGATGAGTTAAAAGAAGATGACATAGTTGTTATAAGAGCACATGGGACTTCTAAAAGTGTTCATGAAAAATTAAAAGAAAGAAAAGTCAAGGTTTTTGATGCTACTTGCATATTTGTGAATAAAATAAGACAAGAGATAGAAATAGCAAATGAAAATGGTTATAGTATCTTATTTATGGGTGACAAAAATCATCCAGAAGTAAAAGGAGTTATCTCTTTTGCTGATGATATTCAAATATTTGAAAGCTTTGAAGAAGCAAAAAAATTAAAAATAGATTTAGATAAAACTTATCTATTATCAACACAAACAACTTTAAATAAGAAGAAATTTGAGGAAATTAAAAAATATTTTAAGGAAAATTATAAAAATGTAGTAATTTTTGATAAAATATGTGGTGCAACAGCTGTTAGACAAAAGGCAGTTGAGGATTTAGCTGTAAAAGTTGAAGTGATGATAATAGTTGGAGATACAAAAAGCTCAAATACAAAAAAATTATACGAAATATCTAAAAAATTAAATGATAATAGTTATCTTGTTGAAAATGAAGAACAGTTAGATTTAAGCATTTTTAGAGGTAAAGAGGTAGTAGGAATTACTGCTGGAGCATCAACACCAGAAGAAACAATAATGAATATAGAAAAAAAAGTAAGGGGGATATATAAAATGTCTAATGTAAATGAAAACCAAAACGAATTCTCGCTAATGTTGGAGGAATTCCTACCAAATCAAGAAAAGAGAGTTGAAGGAGTTATAGAATCAATGGATCAAAACTTCTCATATCTTGATGTTCCTGGTGAAAGAACAGCAGTTAGAGTAAGAACAGATGAATTAAAAGATTATAAAGTTGGAGATACTGTTGAAGTTTTAATAACAGGATTATCAGAAGAAGATGATGATCAAGAGTACATAACTGCTTCAAGAAGAAAAATTGAAGTAGAAAAGAATTGGGAAAAAATAGAAGATTCTTTTAAAAACAAAACTATTTTAGATGCAAAAGTTACAAAAAAAATAAAAGGTGGATATCTAGTAGAGGCTTTTCTATATCCAGGATTCTTACCTAATTCACTTTCAGAAATTTCTGACAGTGAAGAAAAAGTAAATGGAAAGAAAATACAAGTTATAGTAAAAGATATTAAAATGGATCCAAAAGATAAGAAAAATAGAAAAATTACTTATTCAGTAAAAGATATTAGATTAGCAGAACAAGAAAAAGAATTTGCTGGTTTAGCAGTTGGGCAAATTGTTGACTGTGTTGTTACAGAAGTTTTAGATTTTGGTTTAGCAGTTGATATCAATACTCTAAAAGGATTTATCCATATTTCAGAAGTATCTTGGAAAAGATTAGATAAATTATCTGATAATTATAAAGTTGGAGATAAAATTAAAGCAGTTGTTGTTTCATTAGATGAAGCAAAAAGAAATGTAAAATTATCAATAAAAAAATTAGAGGAAGATCCTTGGGCAACAGTTGCTAATGAATTTAAAGTAGATGATGAAATAGAAGGAATAGTTACAAAAGTTTTACCTTATGGTGCTTTTGTTGAAATTAAACCTGGTGTAGAAGGACTTGTACATATTTCAGATTTTAGCTGGACTAAAAAGAAAGTTAATGTTGCAGACTATGTAAAAGAAAGAGAAAAAATAAAAGTTAGAATTACTGATTTACATCCAGAAGATAGAAAATTAAAATTAGGAATAAAACAATTAGTAGCTAATCCTTGGGAAACTGCTGAAAAAGATTTTGCTATTGATACAGTAATTAAAGGAAAAGTTGTTGAAGTAAAACCATTTGGAATATTTGTTGAAATAGCAGATGGAATAGATGCTTTTGTACACAGTTCAGATTACAATTGGGTTGGAGAAGAAATTCCTAAATTTGAAATTGGAAATGAAGTTGAATTAAAAATAACTGAACTTGATTTAAACAATAAAAAGATTAAAGGAAGTTTAAAAGCTTTAAGAAAAAGCCCTTGGGAACATGCAATGGAAGAATACAAAGTTGGAACAACTGTTGAAAAGAAAATAAAAACTGTTGCAGACTTTGGACTATTTATTGAATTAATAAAGGGAATTGATGGATTTATACCTACTCAATTTGCTTCTAAAGAATTTATTAAAAATATAAGAGATAAATTCAGTGAAGGAGATGTTGTTAAGGCACAAGTTGTTGAGGTAAATAAAGAAACTCAAAAAATAAAATTATCTATTAAAAAAATAGAAATTGAAGAAGAAAAAAGAGAAGAAAGAGAACAAATTGAAAAATACTCTACTTCATCTTCAGAAGAATAA
- a CDS encoding HPr family phosphocarrier protein, giving the protein MKSVKVHIKNKKGLHARPSSLFVQLVTKYDSDITVKSEDETVNGKSIMGLMLLAAEEGRELELIADGPDEDAMLEDLVDLIEVKRFNEE; this is encoded by the coding sequence ATGAAATCAGTAAAAGTACATATAAAAAATAAAAAAGGATTACATGCAAGACCATCATCTCTATTTGTACAATTAGTTACGAAGTATGATTCTGATATCACTGTTAAATCAGAAGATGAAACTGTAAATGGAAAAAGTATTATGGGACTTATGCTTTTAGCAGCAGAAGAAGGTAGAGAATTAGAATTAATAGCAGATGGACCAGATGAAGATGCCATGCTTGAAGACTTAGTTGATTTAATAGAAGTAAAGAGATTCAATGAGGAGTAA